One window of the Halorussus sp. MSC15.2 genome contains the following:
- a CDS encoding HAMP domain-containing sensor histidine kinase yields MVYEFLNVFSPGFLGGFVVSMIFVSALLGGAYWLDRTDIPTERYLRIAKWVVGGMVFFFAINLVIMAISNTDDLAFQFSWGRWAANVGAAGGLLVGYVEARAIQRELEAQRAEIRAEEAESQRRWLDYLNGLLRHEVLNSANIITGYASILLDDDTLDDTTEAHLATIHRQGRNMTNVIRDVQVLLETTSEPDRLKPMNLSDVLADELDQLRDTYESVTVEASIPDDVTVLADDLLARVFSNLFRNAVEHDDSERPAVRVTVEETGDTVLVRVADDGPGIPANDRGTLFERSDNTGASHGLGLYLVRTLAERYDGRVELTETGSDGSVFTVELSTTDRDTDETAPVEEHDPVPRPAQ; encoded by the coding sequence GTGGTCTACGAGTTTCTGAACGTCTTCTCACCGGGGTTCCTCGGCGGGTTCGTCGTCTCGATGATATTCGTCTCGGCGCTCTTGGGGGGCGCGTACTGGCTCGACCGAACCGACATCCCGACCGAGCGGTATCTGCGCATCGCCAAGTGGGTCGTGGGAGGGATGGTGTTCTTCTTCGCTATCAACCTCGTCATCATGGCGATATCGAACACGGACGACCTCGCGTTTCAGTTCTCGTGGGGACGATGGGCGGCGAACGTCGGCGCGGCGGGCGGATTGCTGGTCGGGTACGTCGAGGCGCGCGCCATCCAGCGCGAACTCGAAGCCCAACGGGCCGAGATACGCGCTGAGGAGGCCGAGAGCCAGCGGCGGTGGCTCGACTACTTGAACGGACTCCTCCGTCACGAGGTGCTGAACAGCGCGAACATCATCACCGGATACGCGTCCATCCTGCTCGACGACGACACGCTCGACGACACGACAGAGGCACACCTCGCGACGATTCACCGACAGGGCCGAAACATGACGAACGTCATCAGGGACGTGCAGGTACTGCTGGAGACCACCTCCGAACCCGACCGATTGAAACCGATGAACCTCTCGGACGTACTCGCCGACGAACTCGACCAACTCCGCGACACGTACGAGTCGGTGACGGTCGAGGCGTCGATACCCGACGACGTGACCGTGTTGGCCGACGACCTCTTGGCGCGCGTGTTCTCGAACCTCTTTCGGAACGCGGTCGAACACGACGACTCCGAGCGTCCGGCGGTCCGCGTGACCGTCGAGGAGACCGGTGACACGGTTCTCGTCAGGGTCGCGGACGACGGCCCGGGGATTCCGGCGAACGACCGGGGGACGCTGTTCGAACGCAGCGACAACACCGGGGCCAGTCACGGTCTCGGTCTCTACCTCGTTCGGACGCTCGCGGAACGCTACGACGGCCGAGTCGAACTGACAGAGACCGGTTCCGACGGGAGCGTGTTCACGGTCGAACTCTCTACGACCGACCGGGATACGGACGAGACGGCCCCGGTCGAGGAGCACGACCCGGTCCCGCGACCGGCCCAGTAG
- a CDS encoding asparaginase has protein sequence MLPNVHVVATGGTIASTPDEDGAAPSLDGEDLLDSVPDLAAHADPSVESVSQVPGFDVDFDIMATVAERAHEAVEDGADAVVVTHGTDTMAETAYFLDLTCSLSVPVVVTGAQRRLDEPSSDAPANLLAAVRAATNRRVDDGVYLAFDDELHAARDVRKVHTHKLAAFASPNDGPVATLTRDAVRFHRDPASESVHVPVADGEASVEAPDARVEMVVSAAGVDGAQVERAVEAGADGIVIAGTGLGNTTGELGAAVVDAIDAGVPVVLTSRCGAGTTGAVYGTAGGGKTLQDAGAIPGGDLAPWKARVKLALALAAVERAGTGEDVAEYFTDQ, from the coding sequence ATGCTTCCGAACGTACACGTCGTGGCGACCGGTGGCACCATCGCAAGCACGCCAGACGAGGACGGGGCGGCCCCGAGTCTCGACGGCGAGGACCTCCTCGACTCGGTTCCGGACCTCGCGGCCCACGCAGACCCGAGCGTCGAATCGGTCTCACAGGTCCCCGGATTCGACGTGGACTTCGATATCATGGCGACGGTCGCCGAGCGCGCACACGAGGCAGTGGAAGACGGGGCCGACGCGGTGGTCGTCACCCACGGCACGGACACCATGGCCGAGACGGCGTACTTCCTCGACCTGACCTGTTCGCTGTCGGTCCCGGTGGTCGTCACGGGCGCGCAGCGACGACTGGACGAACCGAGTTCCGACGCGCCCGCGAACCTGCTGGCGGCGGTGCGCGCGGCGACCAACCGACGAGTAGACGACGGCGTCTACCTCGCGTTCGACGACGAACTCCACGCCGCGCGCGACGTGCGGAAGGTCCACACGCACAAACTCGCGGCGTTCGCCTCGCCGAACGACGGCCCGGTCGCCACGCTGACCCGCGACGCGGTTCGGTTCCACCGCGACCCCGCCAGCGAGTCGGTCCACGTTCCAGTGGCGGACGGCGAGGCGTCCGTCGAAGCGCCGGACGCCCGAGTCGAGATGGTCGTCTCCGCCGCGGGCGTCGACGGGGCACAGGTCGAGCGCGCGGTCGAGGCGGGTGCTGACGGTATCGTAATCGCCGGAACCGGTCTCGGCAACACGACCGGCGAACTCGGCGCGGCCGTCGTGGACGCCATCGACGCGGGCGTTCCGGTCGTGCTGACCTCGCGCTGCGGCGCGGGGACGACCGGGGCGGTGTACGGGACGGCGGGCGGCGGCAAGACGCTTCAGGACGCGGGCGCGATTCCAGGCGGCGACCTCGCGCCGTGGAAAGCGCGGGTGAAGTTGGCGCTGGCGCTGGCGGCGGTCGAGCGCGCGGGAACGGGCGAAGACGTCGCCGAGTACTTCACCGACCAGTAG
- the yciH gene encoding stress response translation initiation inhibitor YciH gives MGEDKDISDVSGLPDELGIDEDLGRAEQRLAVRVEERTYGKAMTIVEGFDDSSVDVGDLASTLKSRLATGGTVDEGRIELQGDHRERVGEILRDEGFNVGE, from the coding sequence ATGGGGGAAGACAAAGACATCAGCGACGTTTCGGGGCTTCCGGACGAACTCGGTATCGACGAGGACCTCGGCAGGGCCGAGCAACGACTCGCGGTCCGGGTCGAGGAGCGGACCTACGGCAAGGCCATGACCATCGTGGAGGGGTTCGACGACTCGTCGGTGGACGTCGGCGACCTCGCTTCGACGCTCAAGAGCCGACTCGCCACCGGCGGCACCGTGGACGAAGGCCGCATCGAACTACAGGGCGACCACCGCGAGCGCGTCGGGGAGATTCTCCGCGACGAAGGGTTCAACGTCGGCGAGTAA
- a CDS encoding CPBP family intramembrane glutamic endopeptidase, with product MSTFEVRWNNLLVVCEVLGVTAFGVVAALLVSDGLGFAADLGGLGDSTILSIVRYGQVGLGYLVISVGYLLVRDAPWRYVRFSLPTRRDVAWMVALLLFVPLLSAPRGGWFVTDALSRSPTMWVVVFASWFLVSVPAEEILVRGIVQGRLREQFAPSVAVVSAAVLFGAMHVPLALYSGGTDPLSTAVVTALIGGVLGTAYERTDNLVVPTLVHATMWISPALLHFGGTP from the coding sequence ATGTCAACGTTCGAGGTTCGGTGGAACAACCTCCTGGTCGTCTGCGAAGTCCTCGGAGTGACCGCCTTCGGCGTCGTCGCCGCACTTCTCGTGAGCGACGGACTGGGTTTCGCTGCCGACCTCGGGGGTCTGGGCGATAGTACGATACTGTCCATCGTCCGATACGGACAGGTGGGACTCGGATACCTCGTTATCTCGGTCGGCTATCTCCTCGTCCGGGACGCTCCTTGGCGCTACGTCCGGTTCTCTCTCCCGACGCGACGCGACGTCGCTTGGATGGTCGCGCTACTTCTGTTCGTCCCCCTCCTGTCGGCCCCGAGGGGAGGATGGTTCGTTACCGACGCGCTGTCCCGGTCGCCGACGATGTGGGTCGTCGTCTTCGCGTCGTGGTTTCTGGTCTCGGTCCCCGCAGAGGAAATCCTGGTTCGAGGCATCGTTCAGGGACGACTCCGGGAGCAGTTCGCCCCCTCGGTCGCGGTCGTCTCGGCGGCCGTGCTGTTCGGCGCGATGCACGTCCCGCTCGCGCTGTACAGTGGCGGGACGGACCCCCTCTCGACTGCGGTAGTCACCGCCCTCATCGGCGGTGTCCTCGGAACCGCCTACGAGCGGACGGACAACTTGGTCGTTCCCACGCTGGTCCACGCCACGATGTGGATTTCACCCGCGCTCCTCCACTTCGGCGGTACTCCCTGA
- a CDS encoding thiolase family protein, protein MDRVAIIGASMTEFGERDAWLRELLAQAGRECLADAGASPDDVDHLYVSNMASGEFEGQTGVPNALAHDLGALPAYTQRVDQTSASGGAGIYAAWQSVASGASDLTLLVGGEKMTHKTTAEATDVIASLTHPVEYKHGVTLPSFAGLTARRYLHEYDAPRESLAKVAVKNHENGLDNPHAQFRKEVNLETVMESPIVADPLRLYDFCPITDGSAGLLFCPESVAEEYVPEDEYTVVSGIGGATDTHVVHERDDPTVMGGAVESSDDAYEMAGRGPDDVDVAELHDMFTILEFLQSEAVGFFEQGEGWKAVEEGVTDRDGELPINTSGGLKSKGHPLGASGVAQAYEIHQQLLGEAGDRQVDCEVGLACNVGGFGNCVTTTILEEP, encoded by the coding sequence ATGGACCGCGTAGCAATCATCGGGGCGTCGATGACCGAGTTCGGCGAGCGCGACGCGTGGCTGCGCGAGTTGCTCGCGCAGGCCGGGCGCGAGTGCCTCGCCGACGCCGGAGCGTCCCCCGACGACGTAGACCACCTGTACGTCTCGAACATGGCCAGCGGGGAGTTCGAGGGCCAGACCGGCGTACCGAACGCGCTGGCTCACGACCTCGGCGCGCTCCCCGCCTACACCCAGCGAGTGGACCAGACCTCCGCCTCGGGCGGGGCGGGCATCTACGCCGCGTGGCAGTCGGTCGCCTCCGGAGCGAGCGACCTGACCCTGCTCGTCGGCGGCGAGAAGATGACCCACAAGACGACCGCCGAGGCGACCGACGTTATCGCCTCGCTCACCCATCCGGTGGAGTACAAGCACGGTGTCACGCTCCCGAGTTTCGCGGGGCTCACGGCGCGTCGGTATCTCCACGAGTACGACGCGCCCCGCGAGAGTCTGGCGAAGGTCGCGGTGAAGAACCACGAGAACGGGCTCGACAACCCCCACGCACAGTTCCGGAAGGAAGTGAACTTGGAGACCGTGATGGAGTCGCCAATCGTGGCCGACCCCCTGCGACTGTACGACTTCTGTCCCATCACCGACGGGAGCGCGGGCCTGCTGTTCTGTCCGGAGTCCGTGGCCGAAGAGTACGTCCCCGAGGACGAGTACACCGTGGTCTCGGGCATCGGGGGCGCGACCGACACCCACGTCGTCCACGAGCGCGACGACCCGACCGTGATGGGCGGGGCCGTCGAGAGTTCCGACGACGCCTACGAGATGGCCGGGCGCGGCCCGGACGACGTCGACGTGGCGGAACTCCACGACATGTTCACCATCTTGGAGTTCCTCCAGAGCGAGGCAGTCGGCTTCTTCGAGCAGGGCGAGGGCTGGAAGGCCGTCGAGGAGGGCGTCACCGACCGCGACGGGGAGTTGCCCATCAACACCTCGGGCGGTCTCAAGTCGAAGGGCCATCCCCTCGGCGCGAGCGGCGTCGCACAGGCCTACGAGATTCACCAGCAGTTGCTCGGCGAGGCGGGCGACCGGCAGGTCGATTGCGAGGTCGGACTGGCCTGCAACGTCGGCGGATTCGGCAACTGCGTGACCACCACGATTCTGGAGGAGCCATAG
- a CDS encoding Zn-ribbon domain-containing OB-fold protein: MTLNAHRCPNGHLTYPGHELCPECGEEQTDTIDLSGETGEVVTWTTSTATPPGVRQPNSLAIVEFRVEGESVRAIGQLTEDTEVEIGDEVRPVYAEELRDPDAGIREKESQEWDGYRFEPV, translated from the coding sequence ATGACGCTGAACGCACACCGCTGTCCGAACGGCCACCTGACGTATCCGGGCCACGAACTCTGCCCGGAGTGCGGCGAGGAACAGACCGACACCATCGACCTGAGTGGCGAGACCGGGGAGGTCGTGACGTGGACGACCAGCACCGCGACCCCGCCGGGCGTCCGCCAACCGAACTCGCTGGCCATCGTGGAGTTCCGTGTCGAGGGCGAGTCGGTGCGCGCCATCGGCCAACTGACCGAGGACACCGAGGTCGAAATTGGCGACGAGGTGCGCCCGGTCTACGCCGAGGAGTTGCGCGACCCCGACGCCGGAATCCGGGAGAAGGAGAGTCAGGAGTGGGATGGGTACAGATTCGAACCGGTCTGA
- a CDS encoding ABC transporter ATP-binding protein, which translates to MPSIETHGLTKCFGGDVVAVDDLNLAVDSGEVFGFLGPNGAGKSTTIDMILDFVRPTSGEITVLGHDPQTNPRAVRERIGVLPEATGFYDQDTARDHLRFAIAMKRTNDDPDTLLERVGIADAGDRSVGGFSKGMRKRLGLAIALVGSPDLLVLDEPLGGLDPSGARLLRDVVREERDRGAAVFFSSHIMNQVETVCDRVGIMHDGHLVAVDTVKSLYSSSATPATVSILVETVPEGVTDELAALRGVSEATIQKESILVRCTDPAAKTDAIARLDEKGVPILDVDTEMPSLEDVFLTITNDSDAKGADRT; encoded by the coding sequence ATGCCCTCCATCGAGACGCACGGCCTGACGAAATGCTTCGGCGGCGATGTCGTCGCCGTCGACGATCTTAATCTCGCGGTCGATTCCGGGGAAGTGTTCGGCTTTCTCGGGCCGAATGGCGCTGGCAAGTCCACGACGATCGATATGATACTCGATTTCGTCCGGCCAACATCGGGCGAAATCACCGTTCTCGGACACGATCCACAGACGAACCCGCGTGCCGTCCGGGAACGCATCGGTGTCCTCCCCGAAGCAACGGGGTTCTACGATCAGGACACTGCCCGTGACCACCTCCGGTTTGCGATTGCGATGAAACGGACGAATGACGACCCTGATACCCTGCTCGAGCGTGTTGGTATCGCCGATGCTGGCGATCGGTCAGTGGGTGGCTTCTCGAAGGGAATGCGCAAGCGGCTCGGCCTGGCCATCGCTCTCGTCGGTTCTCCTGACTTGCTCGTTCTGGACGAACCGCTCGGCGGATTAGACCCTTCGGGGGCGCGGCTTCTCCGGGATGTAGTCCGCGAAGAACGCGACCGTGGCGCGGCCGTCTTCTTCTCCAGTCACATCATGAATCAGGTGGAGACGGTCTGTGACAGGGTCGGAATCATGCACGACGGTCACCTCGTCGCGGTCGATACGGTCAAATCACTCTATTCGAGTTCAGCGACGCCTGCAACAGTCTCGATTTTGGTCGAGACAGTGCCCGAAGGAGTCACCGACGAACTCGCGGCGCTCAGAGGTGTGTCGGAGGCGACGATCCAGAAGGAATCGATTCTCGTCAGGTGTACCGACCCAGCGGCCAAAACCGACGCAATCGCTCGGTTGGACGAGAAGGGCGTTCCCATCCTCGACGTCGATACCGAGATGCCGTCGCTGGAGGATGTATTCCTGACAATCACCAACGATTCGGATGCAAAGGGTGCGGACCGCACATGA
- a CDS encoding ABC transporter permease translates to MNRVFTIAREDARRAFRSRLVWGAIGLLAVMFLPSTGSSATPDVHPILEYLLLLPIELMTFSLVVVAAVGYSAVVDERVTGTLRFVLGLPATRRDLVLGKLLSRVGIAVTALGVILVIANVLVYRGYGSPYLFPFWVMGGWMLAYVVVWSLVTIGYSAAFDSPYRTLGALVVTHIVFSFNFGVWSVVIRPLFALLFTGSLNPPSYETLATAPLWLRVTERLNPLVDFWAAMRWSIESVGPGTPTGGPLPHVLGTLVFLSFGMLPFVLGIRRFERTDLGSEQSGFHTGDRLWRSLWSVRAAVGGSVSIPRAPRRSSRVWRLATADLRHTLQNWVVAGALVVTLLLAGPSLWSRIGTSSVFTNTEVLTRIHNPFTLPVVVLGIAVGHNAVVGERSSGTGRLLLAMPVTRRDLVRGKLLSRVGIVVATLLPLVLFAEALVVTRLGSPYPGALLAWAGWTLLYAITWTAVTVGFSAAVSSRYRSLAVISATFLSFGELWDSLVLPVVGFVVTGRFSVEEFAQAANPPMWFQYADHLSPFVALDTIREGLFEATGYGTQHTDLVVPLFSYSIVVLILFAGGIFVIGERRFDRSDLG, encoded by the coding sequence ATGAACCGCGTTTTCACTATTGCCCGAGAAGACGCTCGCCGCGCGTTTCGCAGTCGCCTCGTCTGGGGTGCAATCGGACTACTCGCTGTGATGTTTCTGCCGTCCACGGGGTCGAGTGCAACCCCGGATGTCCATCCGATTCTGGAGTATCTTTTACTCCTACCGATAGAATTGATGACCTTCTCGCTCGTGGTCGTTGCTGCCGTCGGATACAGCGCCGTCGTCGACGAACGGGTCACTGGGACACTCCGATTCGTCCTCGGCCTGCCCGCGACGAGACGCGACCTCGTCCTCGGCAAACTCCTCTCCCGGGTCGGAATCGCCGTCACGGCACTGGGTGTAATCCTCGTGATTGCTAACGTCCTCGTCTACCGAGGTTACGGCAGTCCGTACTTGTTCCCGTTCTGGGTGATGGGGGGATGGATGCTCGCCTACGTCGTGGTCTGGAGTCTCGTAACAATCGGCTATTCGGCCGCGTTCGATTCGCCGTATCGGACACTCGGTGCACTCGTCGTGACCCACATCGTATTCAGTTTCAACTTCGGCGTGTGGAGCGTCGTCATCCGGCCGCTGTTCGCGCTCCTGTTCACCGGGTCGCTGAATCCACCGTCGTACGAGACATTGGCCACAGCGCCACTGTGGTTGCGTGTCACGGAGCGGCTCAATCCCCTCGTCGATTTCTGGGCTGCAATGCGCTGGTCTATCGAGTCCGTCGGCCCGGGAACGCCAACTGGCGGACCACTCCCCCACGTGCTCGGCACGTTGGTCTTTCTGTCGTTCGGGATGTTACCATTCGTGCTTGGAATACGTCGGTTCGAGCGAACGGACCTCGGAAGTGAACAGTCGGGTTTCCACACGGGAGACAGACTTTGGCGGTCCCTGTGGAGTGTCCGGGCGGCCGTCGGGGGGAGTGTGTCAATCCCTCGGGCACCAAGGCGGTCAAGTCGGGTCTGGCGTCTCGCTACCGCGGACCTCAGACATACGCTACAGAATTGGGTCGTCGCAGGCGCACTCGTCGTTACCCTCTTGCTCGCGGGACCCTCCCTCTGGAGCCGTATCGGAACTAGCTCCGTTTTCACTAATACGGAAGTGCTCACGCGAATCCACAACCCGTTCACCCTTCCGGTCGTGGTTCTCGGAATCGCTGTCGGACATAACGCTGTCGTTGGTGAACGGTCTTCCGGAACCGGTAGACTCCTCCTCGCGATGCCGGTTACGCGCCGTGACCTCGTCCGGGGAAAACTCCTCTCCCGAGTTGGAATCGTAGTCGCTACGCTTCTTCCGCTCGTGCTCTTTGCCGAGGCGCTGGTTGTGACGCGCCTCGGAAGTCCGTATCCGGGCGCGTTACTCGCTTGGGCAGGATGGACGCTTCTGTACGCGATTACATGGACCGCCGTAACCGTAGGTTTCTCGGCGGCAGTCTCGTCACGGTACCGTTCACTGGCGGTCATATCCGCCACATTTCTCTCGTTCGGTGAATTGTGGGACTCACTGGTTCTTCCCGTAGTGGGATTTGTCGTTACCGGGCGATTTTCGGTGGAAGAGTTCGCACAGGCTGCCAATCCGCCGATGTGGTTCCAGTACGCCGACCACCTTAGCCCGTTCGTCGCACTCGATACTATCAGGGAAGGACTCTTCGAGGCGACCGGATATGGGACTCAGCATACAGATTTGGTCGTGCCGCTCTTCTCGTACAGTATAGTAGTCCTGATCCTGTTCGCAGGCGGGATATTCGTAATCGGTGAGAGACGATTCGACCGAAGTGACTTAGGGTAA
- a CDS encoding alpha/beta fold hydrolase, which translates to MNDFDRRTLLTATGAGLTAFLAGCQSSGPAQSDPTETTETTSTTTSTAEPTETTTVSTTADPAELERRAKGFVGLLDDGSYETAHERFGPKAARQLGPDQLKQVWSRLEEQNGAFLSLSNFETGEQGGYDVVTAIANFERGQRKVVLAFGEDGITGFRVRQTAANWSSPSYADESAFTEQSVSLDAPGDCSLGATLTVPKEVQEAPGVVLVHGQGPSDRDGSVGPNKPYKDLAWGLASRGVSVLRYDKRTQACDVDLAEITIDEAVTDDALTAVERLRETPTVASDDVVVVGHSIGATLAPRIAARDGDLAGIVMLAALARSAPRAIRDQNLYLARLDGTVTNPEQQQLDRANRTAERIRSLDVPDDEVIYLGGDEYWRTLREYDATATAKRLDVPQLFLQGERDYQVTVEDDLARWKRALGDRSNVTFQRYPKLNHFFMPGSGKPGNEEYFQQNHVAEAVVSDVASFAERVTDDSAE; encoded by the coding sequence ATGAACGACTTCGACAGACGAACCCTCTTGACCGCCACAGGCGCGGGACTGACGGCGTTCCTCGCCGGATGCCAATCGTCCGGTCCAGCGCAATCAGACCCGACCGAGACTACGGAGACGACCTCGACCACAACTTCGACCGCAGAACCGACGGAGACGACAACGGTCAGCACGACCGCGGACCCGGCCGAACTCGAACGCCGGGCGAAGGGGTTCGTCGGTCTCCTCGACGACGGTTCCTACGAGACCGCCCACGAGCGATTCGGCCCGAAGGCGGCCCGACAACTCGGCCCGGACCAACTGAAACAGGTCTGGTCGAGGCTCGAAGAGCAGAACGGAGCGTTCCTGTCGCTCTCGAACTTCGAAACCGGCGAGCAGGGCGGATACGACGTGGTGACGGCCATCGCCAACTTCGAGCGCGGCCAGCGGAAGGTCGTGCTGGCGTTCGGGGAGGACGGCATCACGGGGTTCCGCGTTCGCCAGACGGCGGCAAACTGGTCGTCACCGTCGTACGCCGACGAGTCGGCGTTCACCGAACAGTCGGTGTCGCTGGACGCACCCGGCGACTGCTCGCTCGGCGCAACGCTGACGGTCCCGAAAGAGGTCCAAGAGGCCCCCGGCGTCGTGCTGGTCCACGGACAGGGACCGAGCGACCGCGACGGGTCCGTCGGTCCGAACAAGCCGTACAAGGACCTCGCGTGGGGACTCGCCTCCCGGGGCGTCTCGGTCCTCCGGTACGACAAGCGCACGCAGGCCTGCGACGTGGACCTCGCCGAGATTACCATCGACGAAGCGGTGACCGACGACGCGTTGACCGCGGTCGAGCGACTGCGCGAGACCCCGACCGTCGCCTCCGACGACGTGGTCGTGGTCGGCCACAGCATCGGCGCGACGCTGGCACCCCGCATCGCCGCACGCGACGGCGACCTCGCTGGCATCGTCATGCTCGCGGCGCTGGCCCGGTCGGCACCGCGGGCGATACGCGACCAGAACCTGTATCTCGCCCGACTCGACGGCACCGTGACCAATCCGGAACAGCAGCAACTCGACAGGGCGAACCGGACCGCCGAGCGGATACGCTCGCTCGACGTTCCCGACGACGAGGTCATCTACCTCGGCGGCGACGAGTACTGGCGCACGCTCCGGGAGTACGACGCCACCGCGACCGCGAAGCGTCTCGACGTGCCGCAGTTGTTCCTCCAAGGCGAGCGCGACTATCAGGTCACGGTCGAGGACGACCTCGCGCGGTGGAAGCGGGCGCTCGGCGACCGGTCGAACGTCACCTTCCAGCGGTACCCGAAGCTCAACCACTTCTTCATGCCCGGTAGCGGCAAACCGGGCAACGAGGAGTACTTCCAGCAGAATCACGTCGCCGAGGCGGTCGTGTCGGACGTGGCGTCGTTCGCCGAGCGCGTCACCGACGACAGCGCCGAGTGA
- a CDS encoding MaoC/PaaZ C-terminal domain-containing protein — MTVPTEGDTRTFERTFTPEEVRQFAELSGDRQPRHLESDEDGRLLVHGLLTATMPTKIGGELEVLGRSMTFEFLRPVYTGDTVTCEMTVETVEEREDRYDLTASVTCENEDGESVMTGTVEGLVRK, encoded by the coding sequence ATGACCGTACCCACAGAAGGCGACACCCGAACCTTCGAGCGAACCTTCACGCCAGAGGAGGTCCGACAGTTCGCCGAACTCTCCGGTGACCGACAGCCTCGCCACCTCGAATCCGACGAGGATGGCCGCCTACTGGTCCACGGACTGCTTACGGCCACGATGCCCACGAAAATCGGCGGTGAACTCGAAGTTCTCGGGCGTTCGATGACATTCGAATTCCTCCGCCCCGTCTACACGGGCGACACCGTGACCTGCGAGATGACCGTCGAGACGGTCGAGGAGCGCGAAGACCGCTACGACCTCACCGCGTCGGTTACCTGCGAGAACGAGGACGGCGAGTCAGTGATGACGGGCACCGTCGAGGGACTCGTCCGGAAGTGA
- a CDS encoding metal-dependent hydrolase, with protein MFPPGHYGMALALYAVVGYGLLSRGYERDALSGGGIVLAYTLFPDLDGQFEFLVHRGVTHTLWFALAVGVFCVLVVASSLRHRPRREAIRGALWAFFLGSSAVVAHLLADVINPWGVMPFYPVSSALYSLDVVRATNDTANYAMLAAGVGIATVTWLAARPRRSRPSLARRLYRRFRDREPVAE; from the coding sequence ATGTTCCCGCCGGGCCACTACGGGATGGCGCTCGCGCTCTACGCGGTGGTCGGGTACGGACTGCTCTCCCGCGGTTACGAGCGCGACGCGCTCTCCGGCGGCGGTATCGTCCTCGCGTACACGCTCTTCCCGGACTTGGACGGGCAGTTCGAGTTTCTGGTCCACCGAGGCGTGACCCACACCCTCTGGTTCGCGCTGGCGGTCGGCGTCTTCTGCGTGCTGGTCGTGGCGTCGTCGCTCCGACACCGGCCGCGCCGAGAAGCGATTCGGGGGGCGCTCTGGGCGTTCTTCCTCGGGTCGTCGGCGGTCGTCGCCCACCTGCTCGCGGACGTTATCAACCCGTGGGGCGTGATGCCGTTCTACCCCGTCTCGTCGGCGCTCTACTCGCTGGACGTCGTCCGCGCGACCAACGACACTGCCAACTACGCCATGCTCGCCGCCGGGGTCGGCATCGCAACGGTCACGTGGCTCGCGGCCCGGCCGAGACGGTCCCGTCCGTCGCTCGCCCGACGGCTCTACCGGAGATTCCGCGACCGGGAACCGGTAGCCGAGTAG